The sequence CCAGCTCCTTGACTGCCTGCGGCTTGTACCGGCTGGTGGCCGCCGCGATCACCTGGTGGGCGACGCTCGGTGACAGGACCGGCTCGCCCCTGGCCACCGCGCGCACAGCTTCGATCATCTTCGCCGGCGGCGTGTCCTTCAGCAGGAAGCCGTGCGCGCCGAGCCGCAGCGCGCGCAGCACCATGTCGTCGGCGTCGAACGTGGTCAGCACCAAAATGCGTGGCGGCGACGGTCGATCGAGCAGTAGCTCGGTGGTCGTGAGCCCGTCCTGGACCGGCATCCGGATGTCCATCAAGACGACGTCGGGCCGCATGTCGCGGACCACGGTCATGGCCTGCCTGCCGTCTCCGGCGTCGCCGACGAGGTCCAGGTCGGGCTCGCCGCCGAGGATGAGGCGCAGCCCCGTGCGTACCATCGGGTCGTCGTCCACGATCACCACTCTGATCACGGGTCAAGCCTCCCACGGCAGTCGCACGTCCAGGACGAAGCGTCCGTCCTGGACCGCATGGCTCAGGGTGCCCCCGGCCATCCGGGCACGCTCGGCCAGCCCGACCAGGCCCAGCCGCCCGCCGGAGCCGGGGCTGGACGATCCGGCGTATGGAGCCGGGTTGCTCATCCGGATCCGTAACCCTTGGCCAGGCCGTCCGCCGAGCTCGGCTCTCACTCGGGTGCCCGGCGCGTGCTTGCGCGCGTTGGTCAGCGCCTCCTGCACGATCCGGTACGCGTGCCGCCCTGTCTGCGCCGGCAGCAGCTCGCGCCCGTCGACAGTGTCGGCCACCTCGACCTGCTGCCCGGCCACGCGTACTTCGTCGAACAGGGCGTCGAGGTCGGCCAGGTTCGGCTGCGGGTCCTCGACGCCGCCGTCGCGCCGCAGCGTGCCGAGTACGGCGCGCAGTTCGTTGAGCGACTGGTGTGCGTTCTCCTGAATCGCCTGGGCCGTTTCGCGGGTCTGCTCGGCGGTGAGGTCGGTGCGGTGCGACAGGCCGCCCGCGAGCATGGCCAGCAGAGAGATCCGGTGTGCCAGCACGTCATGCATCTCGTGGGCGATCTTGACCCGTTCGGCTAGTTTGGCCTGCTCGACGCGGTGCGCCTGCGCCTCGAGCGCGGCCCGTCGCCGCGAGGCGGCCAGGTCGCGCCGCGCGCGCAGGTAGAGGCCAAAGACGGTCAGTCCGCCGACGATCACGCTGCCGGTCACCATGGTGACGCTCGTGACGGAGACGACCCTGAGCTTGTCTGCGTCCGACCACAGGATCTGCGCCGCCGGGCACAGCCACGTGGCGAGAGCGACCGGGACGATCTGGCGCCAACGGCGATGCGTGCACAGGGAGACGTAGGCGACGTAGGCGGGGCCGGCCGCGGTGGTCGAGTAGAGGGTCAGGAGTGCGGTCGCCAGCGCGACCTGCCAGGGGAAGCGGTGTCGCCATCGCATCAGCGCCAGACCGGCCCCGAACAGGGCCAGGTCCAGCGCAATCTGGGCGAGGTCGGGGGCGACCTCGCGGTTCACGGCTGACAGGATCGAGATCCCGCTGACGAACAGCGCAGGAACAGTGGCGCAGAGGTAACGCAGAGCCGCGCCCCGGCTCTTTCCTTTCACGCCCGACTCATCGACGCCCCACTCATCCACCCCTGGCTCATTCACGCCCGACAGCATAGGGAAGCGCCGGAGCCGCCCCTAGCTACCAGGGTCCAGAACGGGTAGCCCTGGGTCTGTTTCTCGGCCGGTGGCCATCGACCTGGGTCCGATGACCCGGGGCGGGGAATCCGGTGAACTAGGCCCGTGATCGAATTCCATTGCGTCAGCAAGACATACAAAGGGGTGAAAGCCCTCGACGAGGTGTCCTTCACCGTCGAGGCAGGCAGCGTCACCGGGTTCCTCGGGCCCAACGGCGCGGGAAAATCGACGGCTCTGCGTATCCTGACCGGGCTCTCGCGGCCGACATCGGGGTCGGCCACCGTGTTCGGGCGGCCGTACGCCGAACTCGCCTGTCCCGGCCGCCGGGTCGGCACGCTGCTCGACGCCAGCGCCCTGCATCCGGGGCGCAGTGGGCGGGAGGTCCTGACGCTGGGGGCGATGATATTGGGCCTGCCCCGCTCGCGCGTCGAGGAGAGCCTGGAGCTGGTCGGGCTGACCGGCAAGGAGGGCAGGCGGACCGTCGGCGGCTATTCGCTGGGCATGCGGCAGCGGCTCGGCATCGCCCACGCGTTGCTCGGCCGGCCCGAGGCGCTCGTACTGGACGAGCCCGCCAACGGCCTCGACCCACAGGGCATCCAGTGGATGCGCGGGCTGCTGCGCAGCCTGGCCGACTCCGGGTGCGCGGTGCTGCTCAGCTCACACCTGCTGCACGAGGTGGAGCAGGTCGCCGACCAGATCGTGATGATCGGACGCGGCCGCCTGCTCGCCCGGGGCACCGTCGCCGAGCTCGCCCGCGGTGGCGGCCTGGAGCAGACCTTCCTCGAACTGACCGCGCGAGCCGACAGGAGCGCCGCATGACCTCTACCGACATTCCGTTCACCAGGCTGCTGCGGGTCGAGACCCGCAAGCTGTTCGACACGCGC comes from Streptosporangium roseum DSM 43021 and encodes:
- a CDS encoding response regulator: MIRVVIVDDDPMVRTGLRLILGGEPDLDLVGDAGDGRQAMTVVRDMRPDVVLMDIRMPVQDGLTTTELLLDRPSPPRILVLTTFDADDMVLRALRLGAHGFLLKDTPPAKMIEAVRAVARGEPVLSPSVAHQVIAAATSRYKPQAVKELDQLTEREREVAIEVAKGSSNTEIATNLSVSVATVKANITRIFAKLGTGSRVDVANRVRDAGLL
- a CDS encoding sensor histidine kinase — translated: MNEPGVDEWGVDESGVKGKSRGAALRYLCATVPALFVSGISILSAVNREVAPDLAQIALDLALFGAGLALMRWRHRFPWQVALATALLTLYSTTAAGPAYVAYVSLCTHRRWRQIVPVALATWLCPAAQILWSDADKLRVVSVTSVTMVTGSVIVGGLTVFGLYLRARRDLAASRRRAALEAQAHRVEQAKLAERVKIAHEMHDVLAHRISLLAMLAGGLSHRTDLTAEQTRETAQAIQENAHQSLNELRAVLGTLRRDGGVEDPQPNLADLDALFDEVRVAGQQVEVADTVDGRELLPAQTGRHAYRIVQEALTNARKHAPGTRVRAELGGRPGQGLRIRMSNPAPYAGSSSPGSGGRLGLVGLAERARMAGGTLSHAVQDGRFVLDVRLPWEA
- a CDS encoding ABC transporter ATP-binding protein, whose amino-acid sequence is MIEFHCVSKTYKGVKALDEVSFTVEAGSVTGFLGPNGAGKSTALRILTGLSRPTSGSATVFGRPYAELACPGRRVGTLLDASALHPGRSGREVLTLGAMILGLPRSRVEESLELVGLTGKEGRRTVGGYSLGMRQRLGIAHALLGRPEALVLDEPANGLDPQGIQWMRGLLRSLADSGCAVLLSSHLLHEVEQVADQIVMIGRGRLLARGTVAELARGGGLEQTFLELTARADRSAA